One Bos javanicus breed banteng chromosome 9, ARS-OSU_banteng_1.0, whole genome shotgun sequence DNA window includes the following coding sequences:
- the FRMD1 gene encoding FERM domain-containing protein 1 — MTAELRDVLVLLPMREQLRLAVGVQATGRELLQQVCDQTGIREAHFFGLSVVRNNEHVFMDLEQKLSKYFSKDWKRETCGGRGRPGAPFVAFLGVQYYVENGRLIRDRAARHLYYLQLKERVLRSQCAHREEAYFLLAAYGLQADLGDHRRLAHAGRYFQPQTYFPQWLIAKRGSAYVLRHAPALHREQRGLSPREAELRFIREACRLEDVPVHFFRLYKDKKEDRPTVVLGLTLRGLQVFQEVNRTPQLLYDFPWPHVEKLAFLGKRFELWPHGQPAARRLVYHTGCAWRSRHLLRLLRTSHQLHLGLQHARQQLQLLEEAEEKQCYRESYVSDARDGNQDPEPAGSGDHAGPDQRPLSLCSLLSAGSCCSSHAPAFEVDPQRAGPEEPGEMSVDEPEGVAALPTEEPPCSPSTSRSSPGCGGRASPQQPLAVVQVTLVSMRAPSAEATLHQVLEAKAAAGHADQYSRSLGHTRPEPAPRPAPRSRALGRALDSGPRGSVNSLSPSRLQKDQLPEEFVV; from the exons ATGACAGCAGAGCTCCGGGACGTCTTGGTGCTGCTGCCCATGCGGGAGCAGCTGCGGCTGGCTGTGGGG GTGCAGGCCACCGGGCGTGAGCTCCTTCAGCAGGTGTGCGACCAGACcggcatcagggaagcccacttcttcGGCCTCAGCGTGGTCAGAA ACAACGAGCACGTCTTCATGGATCTGGAGCAGAAGCTCAGCAAATACTTCTCCAAGGACTGGAAAAGAGAGACATGTGGA GGCCGTGGCAGGCCGGGCGCCCCCTTCGTGGCCTTCCTCGGGGTGCAGTACTACGTGGAAAACGGAAGGCTTATCAG GGACCGCGCGGCCCGGCACCTGTACTACCTCCAGCTGAAGGAGCGCGTGCTGCGCTCGCAGTGCGCCCACCGCGAGGAGGCCTACTTCCTGCTGGCCGCCTACGGGCTGCAGGCCGACCTGGGCGACCACCGCCGGTTAGCGCACGCCGGCCGCTACTTCCAGCCGCAGACCTACTTCCCGCAGTGG CTCATCGCCAAGAGGGGCAGCGCCTATGTCCTCAGACACGCACCGGCCCTGCACCGCGAGCAGCGCGGCCTGAGCCCCCGGGAGGCCGAGCTGCGCTTCATCCGGGAGGCTTGCCGGCTGGAGGACGTCCCCGTGCACTTCTTCAGGCTCTACAAG GATAAGAAGGAGGACCGACCCACCGTCGTCCTGGGCCTGACGCTCAGAGGGCTGCAGGTCTTCCAG GAGGTGAACCGCACCCCGCAACTGCTCTACGACTTCCCCTGGCCCCATGTTGAGAAGCTGGCCTTTCTG GGCAAGAGGTTCGAGCTCTGGCCACACGGGCAGCCCGCGGCCCGGAGGCTTGTGTACCACACGGGCTGCGCCTGGCGCTCCCGCCACCTGCTGCGCCTGCTCCGTACCAGCCACCAGCTGCACCTGGGCCTGCAGCACGCGCgccagcagctgcagctgctcGAGGAGGCGGAAG AGAAGCAGTGCTACCGGGAGTCCTACGTCAGCGACGCGCGGGACGGCAACCAGGACCCGGAGCCGGCCGGCAGCGGGGACCACGCAGGGCCAGACCAACGTCCCCTGAGTCTCTGCTCGCTCCTCTCGGCCGGCAGCTGCTGCAGCTCCCACGCACCGGCCTTCGAGGTCGACCCCCAGCGGGCGGGGCCCGAGGAGCCCGGGGAGATGTCGGTGGACGAGCCCGAGGGGGTCGCGGCGCTCCCCACAGAGGAGCCCCCCTGCAGCCCAAGCACCAGCCGGAGCAGCCCTGGCTGCGGCGGCAGAG CCTCCCCGCAGCAGCCGCTGGCCGTGGTGCAGGTCACGCTGGTCAGCATGAGGGCCCCAAGCGCGGAGGCCACCCTGCACCAG GTCCTGGAGGCCAAGGCGGCAGCTGGACACGCAGACCAGTACAGCCGAAGCCTGGGCCACACGCGCCCTGAGCCCGCCCCGCGCCCAGCACCCCGCAGCCGTGCCCTCGGCCGAGCGCTGGACTCCGGGCCGAGGGGGTCCGTGAACTCCCTGTCCCCCAGCCGGCTCCAGAAGGACCAGCTCCCGGAGGAGTTTGTGGTGTAG